The region CACCGCCGGCGCCGCCTTCGAGCGTGTCGTTGCCGTCGCGGCCATAAAACCGATCGACTTCCCCGCCACCAATAACATGGTCCCCGCGCGCGCCGGCATCGACGGTCAGATCCTCGACTCCCACTACCGTAATGCCATCAGTTGCATCGAGCGTGAAGGCGGAAACCCTGGCCGACCGGTCGAAAGTGCCGTAGTCGACGCCGTCGCCGCCGTCGATCCGGTCGCTGGCGCCGTACTCGGTGAGCATGGTGTCGTTGCCGTCACCGCCATAGAGGCGGTCGTTGCCGTCGCCACCCACCAGGAGGTCGTCGCCCACACCGCCTTCGATGACGTCGTTGCCGACCTCGCCGCGCAGTTCGTCGCCACCGCCGCCACCGCGCAGCACGTCATTGCCGTCCAGGCCATAGAAACGGTCGATTTCACCGCCGCCGGTGACGTGGTCGGCACCGCTGCCGCCACCCACGAAGAGTTCCTCGATCCCCAGCACCGCAATGCCGTCGGTTGCATCCAAGGCAAAGCCGGCAACCATGTCGCCACGCTCGAAATTGCCGTAGTCGAAGCCGTCGCCGCCGTCGATCCGGTCGCCCAGGCCCGTGCCGGCGTAAATCGTGTCGTCGCCATCCCCGCCACTCAGCGTGTCGTCGCCACTGCTGCCATCCAGATAGTCGCCGCCCGCGCCGCCATCAATCGTGTCGGTGCCGTCGCCGCCGTAGATGGAGTCGCCGCCGCCCAGGCCGTTCAGGGTATCGTCGCCGTCATTGCCGCGTATCTCGTCCGCCGTCTCCAGTGCCGTGATCTGGTCCGCCCCGCTGCCGCCCTGGACGGTGAGATTCTCGATCCCGGCCACCGTGGTGCCGTCGTTGGCCGGCCCGGCCAGGATGTCGAAGATGAAGGTCGTCGTCAGGTTGCTGCGGTCGAGCGTACCGAAATCGTAGCCGGCACCGCCGTCGAGGTGATCGACGCCGAAGCCCGACAGCAGGATATCGTCGCCGAGTCCGCCATTCAGCGTGTCGTCGCCGTCACCGCCTTCCAGTAGCTGGCCGCCATCGCCGCCGGTCAGCACATCGTTGCCGGCATCGCCGTAGGCGTATTCCGCGAGATGGGGCCCGAAGAAATAGGCGGTCGGGCTGCCCAGCCCCGTGTCGATCGTGTCGTTGCCGTCGCCGCCATAGATCAGGTCGTCGCCCGCCCCGCCGGTCAGCGTGTCGGTGCCGCCGTAGCCGGCGATCGTATCGTTGCCATCGAGGCCCGAGATCGTGTCGACGCCCGTATCGAGCGCCGGGTCGGTGCCTTCGGCGTTGCCGTAGAGTTCGTCGGAGTTCGCGGTGCCGACGAAATTGTCGGAACCGTTCGTGCCGTAGATGATCGCCATGATTCCCCCCCGGGGCAGAGCGAACGGCTACGCAAACTTCACAGAAGTATTACCAGATTCACCGGGGGCGGGCAGCAGGCGATAGGGTCATTCCGGGGGCATTGCCGGCGGCGAATTCGCGCAATGCATGCAACTTCCGCCACTATTCGCCGTCAGCCGGCGGCGGACTTGTTCTGCAATCCGTGGCATCTCATCAAGCGGCGGGTAGGACCAGGTGTCGAAGCGGCCGTCGAACCAGCGGACATAACCATCGGCGACCAGGTCGTCGACGAAGCGGCCGAGACGGCGGGAGCGTCCGGGCAGGCGCACCACGTGAACCGGCCGGCCAGTCATCAGCGCCTCGGAAATCATCGACACCGAGTCGGCGGTGATCACCAGGTGCGCCGCCAGCCCCAGCAGGCCGAAATAGGGGTTGTCACCCTTGCCATCCCAGATGAAACGCGGCACATCGCCCAGGGCCGTGCGCAGCCTCTCCAGCGTGGCCGGCGCCGTGCGCCGCGACGGCGTCACCGCCAGGCCGCCGTCCAGCGCCCGGACCGCTGCCGCGACCTCGGCACCCAGCGCCGCGCCGACCTTGCCGTCGAGGCGATAGCGCCGGTTGGAGCCGCCGAGCAGCAGCGCCACCAAGGGCCGGGGCAGATGGGCCAGGCGGTCGGCCCAGGCATCGGCCCCGGCGGCGATCTTCTGTACCGTCACCCGGTGCAGGCCGGCCCGGGTCTCGATCACGCTGGGGCCGGCCAGGCGGTCGTGACGGGGCGCGATGACCGCATCGAACAGGCCCAGGTTCATCTTGGGGTTCTGGAGATGGACCAGCCGGGTCCTGCCCCGCTGGCGCGCTTGATCGCCACG is a window of Oleomonas cavernae DNA encoding:
- a CDS encoding mitochondrial fission ELM1 family protein, whose amino-acid sequence is MNLGLFDAVIAPRHDRLAGPSVIETRAGLHRVTVQKIAAGADAWADRLAHLPRPLVALLLGGSNRRYRLDGKVGAALGAEVAAAVRALDGGLAVTPSRRTAPATLERLRTALGDVPRFIWDGKGDNPYFGLLGLAAHLVITADSVSMISEALMTGRPVHVVRLPGRSRRLGRFVDDLVADGYVRWFDGRFDTWSYPPLDEMPRIAEQVRRRLTANSGGSCMHCANSPPAMPPE